A window from Parambassis ranga chromosome 13, fParRan2.1, whole genome shotgun sequence encodes these proteins:
- the calm3a gene encoding calmodulin 3a (phosphorylase kinase, delta), translating into MADQLTEEQIAEFKEAFSLFDKDGDGTITTKELGTVMRSLGQNPTEAELQDMINEVDADGNGTIDFPEFLTMMARKMKDTDSEEEIREAFRVFDKDGNGYISAAELRHVMTNLGEKLTDEEVDEMIREADIDGDGQVNYEEFVQMMTAK; encoded by the exons ATG GCAGATCAGCTGACTGAGGAGCAGATTGCTG AGTTCAAGGAGGCATTCTCCCTGTTCGACAAGGATGGCGATGGTACTATTACCACCAAGGAGCTCGGCACTGTGATGCGGTCTCTGGGACAGAACCCCACtgaggctgagctgcaggacATGATCAATGAAGTGGATGCTGATG GTAATGGCACAATTGATTTCCCTGAGTTTCTGACCATGATGGCCAGGAAGATGAAAGATACAGACAGCGAGGAGGAGATCAGAGAAGCCTTCAGAGTTTTTGACAAG GATGGTAATGGATATATCAGTGCAGCCGAGCTTCGGCACGTCATGACCAACCTAGGCGAGAAACTGACTGATGAGGAGGTGGACGAGATGATTCGTGAGGCTGACATCGATGGCGACGGGCAGGTCAACTACGAGG AGTTTGTCCAGATGATGACTGCCAAGTGA